Genomic DNA from Corticium candelabrum chromosome 5, ooCorCand1.1, whole genome shotgun sequence:
CGTGAACGACTGGACTTCCAATCAGGATATCTACCATGGAACTTGTAGAATGATTCATGATACTGACTCATAATCTCAGTGTACGGTTCGTTCAGCACATCTCCATTATTCACACCATTAGGGGCTGCCAGCAGCTCCTGCTTGGCTATAGGGTTTAGAGTGAACGGACTCGAGTCTCTTGATTTTGACAGCAGCGAGCGAGGTCGTTTCACAGTATTTTGAAATGCATTCTTAAGACTTTCAGCAAAGGACACTGAGCTTTCTGTCAGCTCATAGTAGTACTCACAATTATCTTCAACTGGACTCATGTCAGACGATCCCGCTAAAACATGCATGTTGACTGGACAACACTGATCATCAGACTCCATCAAATCAACACTACTACCATTACAGTGCTAAAAATATAGAGATATGTTGAGACACTAGAAATCCATGACAATGCTGTGTATTCTACCTGTTGTTCGTTTGGTGAAAACAGAGATGATTCAATATAATGTTGATGTGTTAATGACTTAGTCCAATTAAAATGTTGAGGCTCTGAAGTGCTTTCATCTAGTTCCCTGTATCCATACAAAACCCACCAGTGGTTTATCGTCTGAATGTAACACTACTTTTGTTATCAAACATACAAGTACAGCAGGTTTCCACAAACTGCAACAGTATACAGTAAATTgtatacaaaaatttattcTCACTTTtccacaaataaacacacaaacaaacatctagAGGACAATATACAGAAGACAAAGATGGACTAACACATTTAATAAAACtacacacacattaattacattaattagaGAAAGCGTTTCAATCAAATGCAGTAATGTAAAGCCAGTGTCATTTCAGAAGTTGTTTCAAACTTTCAAACTAAGAGATATAATTTATACAAAAACTTGACTGTAGACCATTCCTTGTCCGTACTAGTGATCATAACTTACTGTAAATCATAGATCCTCTCCTAGAGTCACTTGACTAAAACAAATTACACCAGTGAAGTTGTGAACGTTAGATGTAATTTGTTACAAATTATAATTCCCTATCAATTAGGCATTAAAATGTTATACTCTATTGATGCCCTAtctttgacaaacaaacacacaaacagatccACAGCCAGACacataaacgaacagacacatagacagacagacggatgaacagatggacagacggacggacggacagatggacaaacgaacggacagacagacagacagacagacagacaaacaaacagacagacagacaaaagttcaaatatctgtgacagacagacagacagacaaaagttcaaatatatgtgacagacagacagacagctagatcAGACTCTTAATTGATTTAcgtagccttttctgtattggCGTTGATGTTTACATGCAGTAAGTGTTcttagaaagacagacagacagacaaacgaatagTCAGCCAAACGGgcagaccgaccgacagacagacggacacccAGACAACaaactcacgcacgcacgcaaccGGGCACGTGCGCACTCGCAACCGCACAGACTCAGTAGACCCTAGAAAATGAATGAATATAGTGTCATCAACCGACTACTCAATACCGTTTAATCGGTTGTGATAATGGCACTGGTGGCGCTGGCGATGTTGGCGATGCCACAGAATGAGGAAAGCAGGCAACGAGTAGAGAGCGCGTGTCGACCGTAGAACCTCCGAATACGCCATCAAAAGCTGCACCCGGAGAATTGAAGCCGTGCCATTCTGCTTCGGTCTCATCACATTCTGTCACAGCCATAAAGCCACCTCACATCGCAtccaccagtcccgtgtatcAACCGGCCGACACacataacgcgcgctagccACATAACACACAATCTGCTCTACACAACACTTTTGTTCTCTTGACAATGAAGTGGGTTGTCGTTGTAGTCTTTGTCTTTCTACTGCGCGTCGACTCCTCTTTTCATTCCGCCTATCTCAGCGGCGTATCCGTGTACGAAAGTGGTTTATGGTCGGAAGCCATTTCACTCTTTCATTCCTCCAGAACTCAATACCTCGACTGGAAAATATCGTTCGTAGCCTGTAAACGAAAGTGCGGAGACTTCGTCTTTCCTGAGGACGATAGCTGGACTGTAGGCCCTTGGACTGACGTGCAAGAGAAAGCAAAATGCTCGCTTGTTTGCTCGGATGGAATGGAAAATCCGCGAGCAGCAGCTGACCCCTTTGTGAGCCGGCATCTGTACCATTACTTACAGTATGCTTACTACATGGAAGGAAAGATAGAGCAGGCAGCAGCTGCTACTTACACGTATCTAGAGGCAAACCCAGGACACGCAGTGATGACCAGAAATCTGGGCTACTACCAGAGCCGAGATGATGTTTCACCAGACAGTTTTGTGTCTCAGGAACCAGACAATTGGCTCACTCGGTTCCTGCAAGCTACAGATTTTTATGAAAACACTCGGTATGATAAAGCCGTCGAGACGTTTGAGGAGGCGTTGAAGTCTTACTACGAGGCTGTGGATGTGTGCCTGTTGTCATGTCAGAATAGTGTCAACACGACTTTGATTCCTGGAGGCGACATGTCTTCCGTTATTGCGGGCGTTTACAAGAGCGTGCTGCAATGCAGAGTGAGATGTCCTGTCGACATGTCGTATGATACTAGGAATGCTGACAAGGAGGACTACGAGGCCATGCATTTTCATTACCTCCAGTTTTCCTACTATCAGTTGAATCGGTTGACAGAGGCCGCGGCTTCTGCAATGACTTACTTGGAGATGAAACCGGACGATGAGACAATGATTAATAATCTGAAATTTTATGAGAGTCAAACGGTATTGGCAGGGGTCGACCTCAGTCCTCGAAATGTAAGCAGTTAATGGTATGTCGATAAACTGTTACTATTGAGCGTTAGATGTGTTGGTGGAATGGAGGCCAAGCTATCATAGGAACGTAGTTTTAGGTTAGGAGGCACAAATTTCAGTTATTTGTCTATAAGGGGGTGGCATTAAATGTATTAGTTTTATACACAAGCATGCATGTAACACTACATggcaaaacagaaagtaaCAAAACACTATAAGGGcacgtttctttattctccacCAGCTAATCCGGTTGAGGTTGTGGACCTCTACCAGTCAGGTAGCGTTTCTTTATATTCAACAGGAATCAGTGGAGCTCAACCAACCTCCACCTCTAGTTGAAGATAAAAAAAAACGCTACGCTACCCAGTAAAGATCCACAACCTCAACTGGATTAGCTGGTGGAGAATAAAGAACTGCGCCCTTAGTGCCTATATAAAGTCTCTAAGTCTATGTCATTCTATGTAGTATATCTGCAAGTCGCTTCAGAGACTTGACACTGTAGAATTTTCATTAGCCTCGCTTATAATAATTTCTCAATCACAGCTAGAAAAGTTAAGGGCACATTCCCCATGGTTTGTACATCTATGACTATGCATTTGATTTATCTTGTTTTTAGCGACTTTTTAACTCTCATGCTGGGGTAGATCAGTCATGTTGAAAGTGTTCCAATTGATCTGTTGTTGATGTCCCTATCTTTGTGTGTGATTCCAGCATACGATTTTGTTAGTGAAATATCCATTGTCTGTTTTACTAAAGCAATTGAATGATGTCTTCATTTGCTCTATTGGGCAATCTGTGGTCAATATACAAACCACCAATTCTATTGGATGATGTTCATATAGTACCTATCTGCCTCGGGAGGGGGATGCATGCTTgcacatgtgtttgtgtggtgatgAATAAAGCTTGTTTGAGCTGGTTGTGTACTGTATAGGAAATACGGTATCATCGATCAttaaagaaagaaagacaactGCTGGCATTAGGAGGAATAGCAATTGCCACAAAAATCGAAGGTCCACAGAAATTTGGATCTCAGTATGCATCGATGTTCTCATCAATACCAAAGCAGCAGTTCTCCACACGACAAGCACAACAAGAAaactcaaacaaacagaatctGTTACCATCATTCCGCGAGGACTCTTACCATGCTTCTATTAATAAATGGACTATCAACTACGATACTTCTTCCCCGGGTAGGAAGAGGACCGATGACAACATAGAAATACTGTTGCCTCCTGCTGGTCAAGAATCAAAAGAACGTGTAGTAGCCGAACACTTAATCACTTCCGATGAATGCCGGGTACTTCTATCTCTAGCAAAATTGGGAGGAATCCCAGGGGATGGCTACCAGAACAACCCCAGTCCTCACACAAGGAATGAAAGGTTTATCGGCTTGACTATTCTCAAGGCAGCCGAACTAGCTAACGAGGGACAGCTGGATGTACACGGTACTCACCTATACTACGATGTAACAGAGAGATCACGAGCATTTACAGAGAAATACTTTAAATTGAATTCCACACTGTACTTCAGTTACACACACTTGGTGTGTCGATCATCACTACTAAACAAAGGACGAGAAACAAACGAACTGAGCCATCCGGTTCATTCAGACAACTGCCTCATTCGTGCTAATGGCAGTATTTGTGACAGAGTGCCGCCGGCGTATACAAAACGGGACTACAGCGGGGTGCTCTACCTCAACGATGAGTTCGACGGTGGCAATTTCTTCTGGGCACATAGAAACTTGACCGTCGATACGACTGTACGTCCCACGTGTGGACGACTAGTAGCCTTCGCTGCTGGAGATTATCACGGTGTAACTGGAGTGAATTCGGGTACACGATGTGCAGTTGCTTTGTGGTTCACACTCGATCCAGATGACGACGAAACAGGACGACTACAGGCTCGTGATATTCTAAACGGACTTACAAATCCAAATGCCGCTACCCATTCAGAACTGTAGCTTCAATAGTTGAGATTGTAAGAGAGTGAGTTAGGTATATCATGTCAAAATCTTGCCAGTCCTTACTATCGAGCGATTCCACCCATACTAAGCATGGTGACCAACACAAATTGATCCATAAACAAAGCAAAATCATCCACCGAGCACAAAAACACGAAACAAGCCGCAATAAATTGTTGATTGCATAAAGTCCAGACCGAGCGGTCTATCAGTCATGCCTACAAATCGCTTTGCCCATACAGCGCACTCGAGAAGAGGGTGTAGTCGAGGGCGCCGGGAACCGCGTCAGGACCCTCGTATGGCGACATCCGAGTAATGCAGTACTCTGCCTGATCGGCAGGTAACTCTCTGCGTAGCTCCTCGGCTGTGATATATGGCTGTACACCACAATCGATGTCAATCCGCTGACGTACGTCACACaattactaatatattattaccTTGTCGCCCGCAAGCACTTTGAATGACGAAATTACTTGCTCGGCTGTGTCTTCATCTATCGACTCTTTGGTCATGAAGTCAACGAATGCATCAAAGGTTACATAACCGGTCGTATTCGGATCGATCTGCCTCATCAATCGAGCCAACTCTTGCTCCTCACCTTCCTGTATACATAAATCCCAGTCACAATCCAATATCAAAAACAAAGCattctctctctgtctctctcacCCCAACAGCTAGGTTGTATCCCAAGCTGAGCAGGCATGCCTTGTATTCGTTCTTGTCAAGCTGGCCAGACTTATCCTAAACATCAAATTGGTATGAATCGATCAACAAGCCCGTCTGTTGCACATGAGCTTGTTTGGTACTTTATCAAAGTGGTTGAACGATTGTCGGAATTCACGTAGCTGTTCTTCTGACAGACCTCTCGAATCACGAGTCAATATCTTCACATCAATACATTTGTGAGGCATCCATTCAATGACAAATGCATCGTAATTCTCACTTGGTTTTCTACAGCGTTGAGGTTTCGTGATATTGAGGCAACCAGCTGCTCGTAACTTGCCCGTATTGTCTACCACAGCGACATGCATACACCTATTCAATAATGTAATCACATGCGATTGAGGCAACCTCCATCGAGTAGGATGTGTGTGGGTTGTCAAAAATCAGTGCCTCCTGTACAGCCTATGGCCAATCAACACGTAACTACGACATCACATTGAGGACCGCCAAAAGGTACCTACCTGGTTCAACTGCTCCAGTGCATCCACATTGGGCTTGAAAGCCGCCACGTCTTCGTCTGCCTGCTTCAACGAAGTAAGCTGATCCTACCACAACATACATgaagaaacagacaagaatACCCAAAACAAATCAACTGACTTCGAGGCTTCCAGATGCTTGTAAACCCAGAGTGGCAACGTACTCGTTCTGTTGCTCAATCCATGGGCCAGCAACGTTCGCTTGTTCGGCGAATTGCAATCGTAGCTGCTCGTTAGCTACAGAAAAATGGCGAGTATAAACGTACAACAAGCGACGAGTTGAAAACACATCACACCAATTTGACGTTCCTCTTCCTTCCTCAAAACAGCGTCCCTCTGAGGAACCAAGTCAACGACTTCAGCCCACTTATCAGATAAATCCTAACACAAAATCGTATCACAACTCAATACTTCCAAGATCGTGACAACTTCACGAAGCAAACCTCCGGAGTCAAGGTCGTGTACGGATTGTATGAAGACCCAGAGAGAGTGCTGATCTCACTCGCTACGGCCATCAAGGAATCAAACTCCTCTTGCGCCTGAATCATGTTTTgcttgaatgtgttgtgtgctGCTTGCAACTCCTATACAATCGTTCGACAGTCCACACTTACCACTGCCAACTGTATAAACCAATTGCATGTATGATGTGTACCTGAATTTCAGCCATAGAGTGAACACTAAACATATCCATCAGATCTTCCTTAGCTCCATCCATCCAGTTGTTAAATGGCTAACAAAACAAGATCATTACGCCTATAACATCAGCGTGTGCTGTATGAAGCTTACTGCAGCCTTCTTGGCAAAATCGAGTCTGATGCCATCGATGTGTTCCTGCTGCGTTCGAGCTTCCTAAATTTCACAATAAATAATCGTGCAAGCAGCAAGGTGTTGTGTGAAACATGGTGACCTCTAGTGTTTCACGCCTTTGTGCTGAAAGCACACCCAGCCTCGACCACTGTTCATTGATTGACTATTATTCAAGCAAGCAGTCGTGTTCAAACGCATACACCATATTGTGAACAAGAGTACACTCACCTGAAGTCGTGCGTTTACTTGATCCACAGCACTGTACCTGAGTTCACTATTACAACACGGTGGTAATCATGTACCGTTCAATGCTTTGTGATGTACGAATATTGCTTACTTCAGTTCTTGTGCGATGGCACCGAGTTGTTCCACACGGTCGTGATGCGCACTCAGGTCGCTCTCGAACGCCTCGTGCTGTTTGATTAGAGCCTAACAgagacacaacacaacaacactcagtgtgaaacaacaacacaaacgtaGACGAGCATTACAAGAACGGTTGCTAGATTGGCTCCCGAGATATCATCGGCTTGCAGTGCCTCCTCCTTGCCGGCAGTCCAACCCTCGTGTATATCGGCTTTGTGGTTGAACTTGGCTGCAAGATGTTCGAGTCGTTCCAGCCTGTATGACACCAACAGATCACGAGGTGACCAAAACAACAGTCAAGCTATTGACCTTCGGAGTTCTGCCAGTAGAAACTCCTCGTAGTTTTTCTCTCCCGTTTCCAGATTTCTCCATGCATGAGCTATGTCCTAATACCAAATCGTGTATTCGGAGAACAAAACGGTTGCAACTGAGCATGTACACGTACGCTGACAAGTTTCCCTTCGCTTGGTAAGTAAGCTGGTCGATTGCTGATACGAAGCTTGGTCTGCAACGTATTGAATGTCGTCTCGAGACGACCTTTATCTTCAGCTTTCGTCGGCTTTTCCAGGGTTCTGTAGCCTCTGAACTCTTCTAGCCGGTCCTATTGATCGCAAACAGATACATGAAAAATACTCAACCAAAGAAAGTGAGCTCAACAAACGAGTACCTGTGTTCCTTGCAGAGTAAACTCGGGAGTACGATCGGAAAGCCAAGCCAACTTATCCTTTATCCATTGCAAGAGCtataacacaacaatacatTTTATATTTGACACAAACAGTAATACATTGTTGCCATTACGTCACTGGCCAGTGTCTCGTATTCTTCAATCATCCTCTCGTTCTCTTGGTTAGCATCCAAAACTTTTCCAATACGCTTGGCGGCAGTCTCAGCCTGTCAAACGTTAAGTGAAAGCACTAACGACAATTACGCAATAAATTGGCACTTACAGCTTGACTGGATGAAAATGCATGGTAATATGAGGACACGTAGGTCATGATTGCTCTTTCATCGGGTTTGGTTGTTCCCACGATATCTTCGTATGAAAGGACATTACAAAAAGTGAGTACACAAATCCTACGAGAatttcaacacaacacaccttCTGCGTCCAACATCTGTGGAATATCCAGTTCTCTCTCAGCAACCTCGAATGCCGTCTTCAAATTCTCCAAAGGATTGCTCTACATAGTCAAATAGCCTGTTATTTTAATAAGcaaaaattaaatgtgaaCACTAACAAATATGTGGACAGAATACAGAAAGTCACAAAGTATTACGTTGCATAGTGAGATAAAAGTAATGACAGCCATTCGTTTCTATCTCATTATTCAATTTTGCTAAGACAGCAATATTTTTACTCGTAActctgtccattgcaaactTACAAAGATAAGATATTTAGAATGTTGACACTGATCATATAActataagacagacagagcaacaGATAGAGAGCAAATGATGGACAACAATTGCAATAACTAGACAGCAACAAGTAAGACAGGCCAATGAGcaaatagactgacagacacactacaAGTCAAACTGACATAATAACAGTGtgacaaaaacagaaagagagagactgacagaaacagacaggcaaacagacagagatagacaacaaacaaacagacaaatttctTTTTACGAGGGAGATGCAGAGAAATCTGCATCAGACCCTTAGCTTACTAGTTATGGTAACATGTTAGTTATGTATGTTTCCGGTTGTAGCTGGACTTCAGATTAGAGTAGAGTCGATTATTGCTGCATTAGTATGTACCTTTAGAGCTTGTATCGTAGCGTTTGTAAAAAAAAGATATCaatttaacagacagacagacagacagacagattgttttactTGAATGCTTACTCTACCGATAACAAGAGCTAACTTTATGCgaaacaataacagtcaatggacaaaatgttgaatgtctctatcatatgtaaagtcatcgaagttgcacttagacaactttgacaacttcttaAAAATCACTCGAGAGTTGCAAGAGTTACTGACAGTTGCTTCCTCCACCTATCTCGAAAGTCTGCTTCACTGTTCCTCCCATGTTCATCTTTCGGCTTCTTAGAGATCTTATTTAAAtattcttcagccatagggccccaaaagccaaagtgctcgaaaaccaATGGAACTCTGATATGGATTGTTGATCATATTTTGCCATCTTTCTCTGTTCTCACATCTCTGCCGCGTAGACTCAtcttttggcagctgattttAGGGTGTCGCAAGAATGTGGGTGAGCCATTAAAATATCCAAGTCTGTTGTGCAATATTCAGTGGGATCGTATGTTGCTATATCCGGTCGGTTCTCCAAGTTGATATATCTGTTTCTAGactcaacttgatgaggaatgtttaattaattcatctaATCATTTAGCCCAAGTCGAGacgatagatagacagacagacagacatcaatcAATGAATGATCTATTGTCTAATACTAAGCGTCTACAGCATCATCTGATAGATAAGGTCACGAAAGCTCAAGTCAATACTTTATTGGATAA
This window encodes:
- the LOC134179551 gene encoding prolyl 3-hydroxylase 1-like codes for the protein MKWVVVVVFVFLLRVDSSFHSAYLSGVSVYESGLWSEAISLFHSSRTQYLDWKISFVACKRKCGDFVFPEDDSWTVGPWTDVQEKAKCSLVCSDGMENPRAAADPFVSRHLYHYLQYAYYMEGKIEQAAAATYTYLEANPGHAVMTRNLGYYQSRDDVSPDSFVSQEPDNWLTRFLQATDFYENTRYDKAVETFEEALKSYYEAVDVCLLSCQNSVNTTLIPGGDMSSVIAGVYKSVLQCRVRCPVDMSYDTRNADKEDYEAMHFHYLQFSYYQLNRLTEAAASAMTYLEMKPDDETMINNLKFYESQTVLAGVDLSPRNEIRYHRSLKKERQLLALGGIAIATKIEGPQKFGSQYASMFSSIPKQQFSTRQAQQENSNKQNLLPSFREDSYHASINKWTINYDTSSPGRKRTDDNIEILLPPAGQESKERVVAEHLITSDECRVLLSLAKLGGIPGDGYQNNPSPHTRNERFIGLTILKAAELANEGQLDVHGTHLYYDVTERSRAFTEKYFKLNSTLYFSYTHLVCRSSLLNKGRETNELSHPVHSDNCLIRANGSICDRVPPAYTKRDYSGVLYLNDEFDGGNFFWAHRNLTVDTTVRPTCGRLVAFAAGDYHGVTGVNSGTRCAVALWFTLDPDDDETGRLQARDILNGLTNPNAATHSEL
- the LOC134179550 gene encoding alpha-actinin-like, which codes for MAEDEQDVASYGSEKQGLLDPAWERQQRKTFTAWCNSHLRKRGMKIEEIDQDFCDGRKLIALLEVISGEALPSPERGKLRFHKIANVQKALNFVQGKGVRLVGIGAEEIVDGNTKMTLGMVWTIILRFAIQDISVEELSSKEGLLLWCQRKTQPYKNVNVQNFHMSFKDGLAFCALIHRHRPELIDYNSLKKSNPLENLKTAFEVAERELDIPQMLDAEDIVGTTKPDERAIMTYVSSYYHAFSSSQAAETAAKRIGKVLDANQENERMIEEYETLASDLLQWIKDKLAWLSDRTPEFTLQGTQDRLEEFRGYRTLEKPTKAEDKGRLETTFNTLQTKLRISNRPAYLPSEGKLVSDIAHAWRNLETGEKNYEEFLLAELRRLERLEHLAAKFNHKADIHEGWTAGKEEALQADDISGANLATVLALIKQHEAFESDLSAHHDRVEQLGAIAQELNELRYSAVDQVNARLQSINEQWSRLGVLSAQRRETLEEARTQQEHIDGIRLDFAKKAAPFNNWMDGAKEDLMDMFSVHSMAEIQELQAAHNTFKQNMIQAQEEFDSLMAVASEISTLSGSSYNPYTTLTPEDLSDKWAEVVDLVPQRDAVLRKEEERQIANEQLRLQFAEQANVAGPWIEQQNEYVATLGLQASGSLEDQLTSLKQADEDVAAFKPNVDALEQLNQAVQEALIFDNPHTSYSMETIRASYEQLVASISRNLNAVENQILTRDSRGLSEEQLREFRQSFNHFDKDKSGQLDKNEYKACLLSLGYNLAVGEGEEQELARLMRQIDPNTTGYVTFDAFVDFMTKESIDEDTAEQVISSFKVLAGDKPYITAEELRRELPADQAEYCITRMSPYEGPDAVPGALDYTLFSSALYGQSDL
- the LOC134179552 gene encoding uncharacterized protein LOC134179552; this encodes MAVTECDETEAEWHGFNSPGAAFDGVFGGSTVDTRSLLVACFPHSVASPTSPAPPVPLSQPIKRELDESTSEPQHFNWTKSLTHQHYIESSLFSPNEQQHCNGSSVDLMESDDQCCPVNMHVLAGSSDMSPVEDNCEYYYELTESSVSFAESLKNAFQNTVKRPRSLLSKSRDSSPFTLNPIAKQELLAAPNGVNNGDVLNEPYTEIMSQYHESFYKFHGRYPDWKSSRSRSQSRSPSLWSETLGEAEPIEFNEEAAASGLSMLSREELKSMHAEMSDKVSELSDVLVDLLTSRDQLQLEIEVRNDFIAAVLRLQELMQYRNARNQQQTKGKLLFKKTVSGQRISRHLDTVISYVPSMLGQSFKTIQFLTKVVEAVCADSSSLQEVLQEYMTYAGLNS